A region from the Vicia villosa cultivar HV-30 ecotype Madison, WI linkage group LG3, Vvil1.0, whole genome shotgun sequence genome encodes:
- the LOC131655535 gene encoding putative glycine-rich cell wall structural protein 1, whose protein sequence is MAARWSCSLLVMLVLMSVIESESRVARKDLGLDLGGLGIGLGAGVGLGIGGGSGSGSGAGAGSGSGSSSSSSSSSSSSSSSGSGSGAGSEAGSYAGSRAGSGSGRSRGRGGGGGGGGGGGGGGSGEGSGYGEGYGHGGGYGEGGGD, encoded by the coding sequence ATGGCTGCACGTTGGTCGTGTAGTTTACTTGTAATGCTTGTTTTGATGTCAGTTATTGAATCTGAAAGTAGAGTGGCGAGGAAGGATTTGGGTTTGGACCTTGGTGGGTTAGGAATTGGACTTGGAGCAGGAGTAGGTTTGGGAATTGGAGGTGGTAGTGGCTCTGGATCCGGAGCCGGAGCAGGTTCTGGCTCTGGTTCTAGTTCTTCTTCAAGTTCATCGTCATCTTCGTCTTCTAGTTCTGGTTCGGGATCTGGTGCAGGCTCTGAAGCAGGCTCGTATGCAGGATCTCGAGCTGGATCAGGATCAGGCAGAAGTCGTGgtagaggtggtggtggtggaggaggcggcggtggtggtggtggaggcTCTGGGGAGGGCTCCGGTTATGGTGAAGGTTATGGTCATGGTGGTGGTTATGGGGAAGGTGGTGGTGATTAA